In the Callospermophilus lateralis isolate mCalLat2 chromosome 19, mCalLat2.hap1, whole genome shotgun sequence genome, GGATCCCATGTGGCATATATCTTGTCTCTTTTACTGGAAGATTTCTGGGAAAAGAAATGGCGTGGCTAGAAAGCTGGTAAATCCCAGGCTAGGGCCCAAAGGCCACTAGGCTCTGCCTGCCTCATGCCATCTGCTCCTGTTTCTCAGACAGCTGCTGAAGGACCCACAGGTGCTGTTTGCTGGCTACAAAGTGCCCCACCCCTTGGAGCACAAGATCATCATCCGTGTGCAGACCACGCCGGACTACAGCCCCCAGGAGGCCTTCACCAACGCCATCACAGACCTCATCAGCGAGCTCTCCCTGCTGGAAGAGCGGTTTCGGGTGAGGTTGCGGGTGCTGGTGGAGCTGTTCCCTGGCCCACACCCAGGGTGCCCCAGGGCTATTTCCTGGGAGGCTTCTGGTGGGAGGCATCGGGGAGCAGGGATTTCCCCCACCTCCCCAGGTGCTCTGACCAGGGCTGTGGAGCTGAGGGGTGCCGTCTCCCTGGGGGTGGGAACTTTCCTTAGTGCCCAGTCTCCTGCGCTCTTGTGGTCCCCATGGGCCCAGGGGACCTGCTGCTCCTGGAAACTGTTCTTGTGTCTCCTCTGCTGCTGGGCAGCTGGTGCGTAAGGCCTGTCTGCCTCCAGGTGCTGCCAAGGGGCAGTTCATCCCAGGTGGGGCCGTCCCACCACAGTCTAGGACAGTTTAGACAGGGAAAGAGCCGCGGCATGTGATTTCCCCCTTATCTCTGCAGGATGTGTGGCTACTGGGCCCAGCAGTGGCAGCATGTGTGCCACAGAGCAGTAGACAGGGTGGGCTGAGGCCTTGTCCTGCTGCTGGCTGTCCAGCTCCCCAGAGGGTTGGGGGTGCtgcctctccccctcctcctgtgTGCGGTACAGCCTGGGCTGCGCTGGGGAGAAGGGCCATGGCCCGAGTTCCTTGGTGGACCCCGTGCAGGTTGCTAGACCTGTTTCCCGCAGCCTGGCCAGTCCAGCTGAGGGGCTGCTTTCTTCCTTTCCCCCAGGTGGCCATCAAGGACAAGCAAGAGGGAATTGAATAGGAGGGTCAGAAGACACCTGCTCCTCCTGCAAGCCCAGCTCCCGCCTCCACTGTACCCTCCTCTGTAGGCATTGCAGAGGACCGTGTCCAGgcccacctgtggctcctggcagcTTCCTCATGACCTCTTCCCTGACACTGAGGTGTCCTGTACATAGATTGTTTTAGCTTCCTAATAAAGTATGACATTCGAGGACCCAGATGTAGTAGAGGTGACTTCACAGCAGGTAGTCTGGCAGACAACCTGTTCTGGACACTCGGGCCACTGCTGAGTGGACTGGCCCAGAGGCCCCGGCTTCTGTCTGGGGGCTGCTGGACGGCACTGAGCAGAAGCGGGCTGGGAAAACGTGTGCACATCTATGAACCTGTCTTGGAAGCCCAGCTGCTGGGTCTGTGTCACTGCAAACAGTGCTCGAGGCGCCATGTGGAAATCGAGAATTTAATAAAGACACTATCAAAACGCCCCCCTCCAGCCCAGAGCTAAATAAGTTAAGCCGCATCCCTGGTGAGCTGCGTCAGGGGAGCCTGCCCGGCTAGCATCTCCTCCAGACAGCTATGATGTTGGAGTCCGTCAGAGCCGTGAGGTAGGTCAAGGCACTATTGGCCACCACAGTGTTCACCATGGTCTTGGTCACCGGCTGTCCCAGTGCTAAGGGCTGAGGCCATTTAAGGATCTGGTGGGACCAGAGAGAGGGCTGGGTTCCTGCTTCCAGACATCAGCCCCACACACTGCCAGCCCAGCCTGGAAGAGGCGGGGCCTGGATGGCACCCATGAGGGCACCCTTGGGACAGTACCTGCACAGGGGCCTGCGGGGCCGCCAGCTGTGGAGGCGGCTGCTTTAGGATGTGCCCCACATCGTAGAtccacacgctgccctcctcatcTCCGCAGAGCACGACCCCCTTCTCTGCCAGGACAGAGGGGCCTCAGGTGAGAGTCGGGGGGGAGGGCTCCAAGAAGcaggggtgggggcggggggactcaccagggcaggcgctgaGTGAGAAGTAGGCCAGCTCCGTGGATGACCACTGCAGCTGGGCCAGGACCACCACAGCCACTGGGGACTGGCTGCCTCGGCCCGCCCATGTCTGGCTCCAGCTCCACAGGCAGATGGTACCCAGGCCACTCCCCTTGGAGGCTGTGGTGAAGGCCGAATGGAGACCTGTGCCCAGGCTGCCCCTTGCCGCTCTCCCGCTCCCCACGTGGGATGCCTCAGAAGCCCTTGGACCTGAGCCCAGCCCAAGGATAAGTGACCCACCCATATGGGTCCCAGAGGCCAGGCTGTCCTGCTCGGGCTCACTCACCCACGACATCCTCATTCACAAACGCCAGCCCATCCACTCTCCGCCCAGGTGCCTGGGAGCCCGCAGAGAAGACGAACTCCACCTCGCACATCCTGCGGGACGGCAGACGATGCCGGTGGCTGGCCCTGGCATGCAGAGCCGCCTGTCTGCCCTGGTCAGCCAGCCACCTGGGCCCTGGCCT is a window encoding:
- the Polr2j gene encoding DNA-directed RNA polymerase II subunit RPB11-a isoform X2, translated to MNAPPAFESFLLFEGEKKITINKDTKVPNACLFTINKEDHTLGNIIKSQLLKDPQVLFAGYKVPHPLEHKIIIRVQTTPDYSPQEAFTNAITDLISELSLLEERFRVAIKDKQEGIE
- the Polr2j gene encoding DNA-directed RNA polymerase II subunit RPB11-a isoform X1, with the translated sequence MALKLLCGIAGVEPAVSARCWQVGGQWITINKDTKVPNACLFTINKEDHTLGNIIKSQLLKDPQVLFAGYKVPHPLEHKIIIRVQTTPDYSPQEAFTNAITDLISELSLLEERFRVAIKDKQEGIE